The following are from one region of the Sandaracinus amylolyticus genome:
- a CDS encoding flagellar biosynthetic protein FliO, protein MILLLQASAELPGGYGVALLQSLLALAAVCVLAWVVLRWASQRGLGTFARGTRVKVIERVPLDARRTLWLVKVGGKVLLIGAGDGASPNTLTELREDELPAAESNAKGATFVEVLRRAASGETKRTEETKRPE, encoded by the coding sequence ATGATCCTGCTGCTCCAGGCGAGCGCCGAGCTGCCGGGCGGGTACGGGGTGGCGCTGCTCCAGTCGCTGCTCGCGCTCGCCGCGGTGTGCGTGCTCGCGTGGGTGGTGCTGCGATGGGCGTCGCAGCGCGGGCTCGGCACGTTCGCGCGCGGGACGCGGGTGAAGGTGATCGAGCGCGTGCCGCTCGATGCGCGGCGCACGTTGTGGCTGGTGAAGGTCGGCGGGAAGGTGCTGCTGATCGGCGCGGGCGATGGCGCGTCGCCGAACACGCTGACCGAGCTGCGCGAGGACGAGCTGCCTGCTGCGGAAAGCAACGCGAAGGGCGCGACGTTCGTCGAGGTTCTGCGGCGCGCGGCGAGCGGAGAGACGAAGCGCACCGAGGAGACCAAGCGTCCCGAGTAG
- a CDS encoding serine/threonine-protein kinase, whose amino-acid sequence MPSHLPEPGAQVERYTVLFEVARGGMAVVYAARRTGIGGFDKIVALKLMSPAMVTERRYVDMFLDEARIAARIDHPNVVQVFEVGEHEGLPFLVMELVQGVALTDVLRATPPPPLAIRAALLAAAARGLHAAHETLGADGAPLGLVHRDVSPHNVLVGFDGRVKVTDFGIAAARGRITHTASGELKGKMSYLAPEQITRERPTDRRADVWALGVMTWETFALRRLFAGSDDAQRMFAVLRAPIPDLRELDPEVPAEIAEIAARALSRDVDARLATAEELAVVLEGASLRLGGASVASWMGDRFAEKTVAIRARLDAVPSAPEEGDATIVATPEIEATRTELDVARPPARRAPIVAGVLGLVMLAALAVWRLTATPESAPVVRPPVEAPAESWGEPDLVDYPDGLSTPSVETTPPVAPPPPVVAASVAVSEPEPLPTSRPRARERARDRVRRAEPEPRAPQVASEPTPRRDLLPNPF is encoded by the coding sequence ATGCCATCGCACCTTCCCGAGCCCGGCGCGCAGGTGGAGCGCTACACGGTGCTCTTCGAGGTCGCCCGGGGCGGGATGGCCGTGGTGTACGCGGCGCGGCGTACGGGGATCGGCGGGTTCGACAAGATCGTCGCGCTGAAGCTGATGTCGCCGGCGATGGTGACCGAGCGTCGCTACGTCGACATGTTCCTCGACGAGGCGCGGATCGCGGCGCGCATCGATCATCCGAACGTCGTGCAGGTGTTCGAGGTGGGCGAGCACGAGGGCTTGCCCTTCCTCGTGATGGAGCTGGTGCAGGGCGTCGCGCTGACCGACGTGCTGCGCGCGACGCCTCCTCCGCCGCTCGCGATCCGGGCGGCGCTCCTCGCGGCCGCGGCGCGTGGTCTGCACGCGGCGCACGAGACGCTGGGCGCCGACGGAGCGCCGCTCGGGCTCGTGCACCGCGACGTGAGCCCGCACAACGTGCTCGTCGGGTTCGACGGACGCGTGAAGGTCACGGACTTCGGGATCGCGGCGGCGCGCGGGCGCATCACGCACACCGCGTCGGGCGAGCTCAAGGGCAAGATGTCGTATCTCGCGCCCGAGCAGATCACGCGTGAGCGTCCGACCGATCGACGCGCGGACGTGTGGGCGCTCGGCGTGATGACGTGGGAGACGTTCGCGCTGCGCCGGCTCTTCGCGGGGAGCGACGACGCGCAGCGCATGTTCGCGGTGCTGCGCGCGCCGATCCCGGATCTGCGCGAGCTCGATCCCGAGGTGCCCGCGGAGATCGCGGAGATCGCGGCGCGCGCGCTGAGCCGCGACGTGGACGCGAGGCTCGCGACCGCGGAGGAGCTCGCGGTGGTGCTCGAGGGCGCGTCGCTGCGGCTCGGCGGAGCGAGCGTCGCGTCGTGGATGGGCGATCGGTTCGCCGAGAAGACGGTCGCGATCCGCGCGCGGCTCGATGCGGTGCCGAGCGCGCCCGAGGAGGGCGATGCGACGATCGTCGCGACGCCGGAGATCGAGGCGACGCGGACCGAGCTCGACGTCGCGCGGCCGCCCGCGCGGCGCGCGCCGATCGTCGCGGGTGTGCTCGGGCTCGTGATGCTCGCGGCGCTCGCGGTGTGGCGTTTGACCGCGACGCCGGAGAGCGCGCCGGTGGTGCGCCCTCCCGTCGAGGCGCCCGCCGAGTCCTGGGGTGAGCCCGACCTCGTCGACTACCCCGACGGCCTGAGCACGCCATCGGTCGAGACGACGCCGCCCGTCGCGCCGCCGCCTCCGGTGGTTGCGGCCTCCGTCGCGGTGTCGGAGCCGGAGCCGCTGCCCACGTCGCGTCCGCGGGCGCGCGAGCGTGCGCGGGATCGCGTTCGCCGCGCCGAGCCGGAGCCCCGCGCGCCGCAGGTCGCGAGCGAGCCCACGCCGCGCCGCGATCTGCTGCCGAACCCGTTCTGA
- a CDS encoding PEGA domain-containing protein, giving the protein MRALALALALLIALVPAVHVAAAQDDEARRTAREAYRRGEDAFARGEHTLALAIFRELYERTGHDAVRYNVGVCLEQLGRAREARIEFLAVAESEAVPAETRAQALEAAARVRARLASIEVRGAPEGAGVTIDGVRVCALPCDELIDPGTHTIALDVPEGPSEEIEIAAGATRTIELAVPVVASDEPTPPVSSRGSSLGALTVIGASLTAIGTGGVIGFGIYTMDLKSRFDAMPTQALADEGNTMAALTNASIGVLALGGALVLIDVILVVTSGPSEPSPAVSLEGGTLRVAF; this is encoded by the coding sequence ATGCGCGCGCTCGCCCTCGCTCTCGCGCTGCTGATCGCGCTCGTGCCCGCGGTGCATGTCGCCGCCGCCCAGGACGACGAGGCGCGCCGCACGGCGCGCGAGGCTTACCGGCGCGGGGAGGACGCGTTCGCGCGCGGCGAGCACACGCTCGCGCTCGCGATCTTCCGCGAGCTCTACGAGCGCACCGGGCACGACGCGGTCCGCTACAACGTCGGGGTGTGCCTCGAGCAGCTCGGGCGTGCGCGCGAGGCGCGCATCGAGTTCCTCGCAGTGGCGGAGAGCGAGGCGGTGCCCGCGGAGACGCGCGCGCAGGCCCTCGAGGCGGCGGCGCGCGTGCGCGCGCGGCTCGCGTCGATCGAGGTGCGCGGCGCGCCCGAGGGGGCCGGCGTGACGATCGACGGGGTGCGCGTCTGCGCGCTGCCGTGCGACGAGCTGATCGATCCCGGGACCCACACGATCGCGCTCGACGTGCCCGAGGGGCCGAGCGAGGAGATCGAGATCGCGGCGGGCGCGACGCGCACGATCGAGCTCGCGGTCCCGGTGGTGGCCTCCGACGAGCCCACGCCGCCGGTGTCGTCGCGCGGCTCGTCGCTGGGCGCGCTCACCGTGATCGGCGCGTCGCTCACCGCGATCGGGACGGGCGGCGTGATCGGCTTCGGCATCTACACGATGGACCTCAAGTCGCGCTTCGACGCGATGCCGACCCAGGCGCTCGCCGACGAGGGCAACACGATGGCGGCGCTCACCAACGCGTCGATCGGCGTGCTCGCGCTCGGCGGAGCGCTCGTGCTGATCGACGTGATCCTGGTCGTGACCAGCGGGCCCTCCGAGCCGTCGCCCGCGGTCTCGCTCGAGGGCGGCACGCTGCGCGTCGCGTTCTGA
- a CDS encoding sigma 54-interacting transcriptional regulator: MSAESTVPRRTTAQPVRSVRARVVAGPDAGRVAALEDERIGVGTAEGNALRVADRTVSRYHLELRRDGARIEVRDLGSTNGTYIGPVLSRHGVVSVAPGTEIAIGDTRVVLEDGEYVVQRLADGDQLGALRGKSRAMRRLYAEIDALAQSDVSSVLLVGESGTGKELVARALHDLGPRAQGPFVTVDATTLVPTLYASELYGHERGAFTGADRRHVGAFERAQGGTLFLDEIGELPAPLQAGLLGALERRSVRRVGGRDEIAIDVRIVAATHRDLRAAVNAGTFRLDLYYRLAVVALEVPPLRERASDIPLLIEHFLREAGEAGRIDALFPPDVLASLGAHGWPGNVRELRNAVERAIALGIPPESIAPHGSSDVDVLFEGRYRDARRAVLDDFERRYLARLLERTGGNVRAAAREAELDRTYLTDLLKRHGLKP, translated from the coding sequence ATGAGCGCCGAGTCCACCGTTCCGCGCCGCACCACCGCCCAGCCCGTGCGCAGCGTCCGCGCGCGCGTCGTCGCCGGTCCGGATGCCGGTCGGGTCGCCGCGCTCGAGGACGAGCGCATCGGCGTCGGCACCGCCGAGGGCAACGCATTGCGCGTCGCGGATCGCACGGTGTCGCGGTACCACCTCGAGCTGCGGCGCGACGGCGCGCGCATCGAGGTGCGCGATCTCGGCTCGACGAACGGGACGTACATCGGGCCGGTGCTCTCGAGGCACGGCGTCGTGAGCGTCGCGCCGGGCACCGAGATCGCGATCGGCGATACGCGCGTCGTGCTCGAGGACGGCGAGTACGTCGTGCAGCGGCTCGCCGACGGTGATCAGCTCGGCGCTCTGCGCGGCAAGTCGCGCGCGATGCGGCGCCTCTATGCGGAGATCGACGCGCTCGCGCAGAGCGACGTGTCCTCGGTGCTGCTCGTCGGCGAGTCGGGCACCGGCAAGGAGCTCGTCGCGCGCGCGCTGCACGATCTCGGGCCGCGCGCGCAGGGCCCGTTCGTGACGGTCGATGCGACGACGCTCGTGCCCACGCTCTACGCGAGCGAGCTCTACGGCCACGAGCGTGGTGCGTTCACCGGCGCGGATCGCCGCCACGTCGGCGCGTTCGAGCGCGCGCAGGGCGGGACGCTCTTCCTCGACGAGATCGGCGAGCTGCCCGCGCCGCTGCAGGCCGGTCTGCTCGGCGCGCTGGAGCGACGCAGCGTGCGGCGGGTCGGGGGTCGCGACGAGATCGCGATCGACGTGCGGATCGTCGCGGCGACCCATCGTGATCTGCGTGCGGCGGTGAACGCCGGGACGTTCCGGCTCGATCTCTACTATCGCCTCGCGGTCGTCGCGCTCGAGGTGCCTCCTCTGCGCGAGCGCGCGTCGGACATCCCGCTGCTCATCGAGCACTTCCTGCGCGAGGCCGGCGAAGCCGGGCGCATCGACGCGCTCTTCCCGCCCGACGTGCTCGCATCGCTCGGTGCGCACGGATGGCCGGGGAACGTGCGCGAGCTGCGCAACGCGGTGGAGCGCGCGATCGCGCTCGGGATCCCGCCGGAGTCGATCGCGCCGCACGGGAGCAGCGACGTCGACGTGCTCTTCGAGGGCCGATATCGCGACGCACGGCGCGCGGTGCTCGACGACTTCGAGCGCCGTTATCTCGCGCGGCTGCTCGAGCGCACCGGAGGGAACGTGCGCGCCGCCGCGCGCGAGGCCGAGCTCGATCGCACGTACCTCACCGATCTGCTCAAGCGGCACGGGCTCAAGCCATGA
- a CDS encoding FG-GAP repeat domain-containing protein produces MMRCFVLALISLQACALEFPLELLDGGVSELDAETGDIADVDAGIDAALDAGIDATMPTVAPSDHQPLECVGTGTFSWEHVPAGTIPRSDPEGGLVDVVMLELGAARRGAVLFLQSGGLLDDAGSNGIALYEDDASPCPGLASGAPSYGGASDRRISRALATVLRGAPAILTVSDVASGGVFVMRDGTSEFTTELDAEGALLSGSVPRGMAVGDLDGDRIEDLVIVGHPDARTAMLGSSRSITTLPEVRHAGRAWLVDLDGDGALDLLAGPDASQASPPRGDLASLPGALLLGDGHGALAPPEGTDGTFPALSRDGPVAIVDLDVDGDPDIVQWRRSPNRAELLRNESTPGMVRFGEPERVEPVGGADAVSFSALGMRSSTGVADVDLDGAPDVVAFGSQHWVMIRGGTVVPRMHVISSFVDSTKRVIDPPRFALGDAEGDGDLDVAVVLSNDAGTHAYTMLGEGGGARTVAIEVRDAPIAGTQVCVAREGMLPPGGGCGGTLGHSLGVASTAQSEPASVRSFPVPSPIERVDARVIVRVPGGAQVVDVSGLAVGVRHVVTVGN; encoded by the coding sequence ATGATGCGATGCTTCGTGCTCGCGCTGATCTCGCTCCAGGCGTGCGCGCTCGAGTTCCCGCTCGAGCTGCTCGACGGCGGGGTGTCCGAGCTCGACGCGGAGACGGGCGACATCGCGGACGTCGATGCCGGGATCGACGCGGCACTCGACGCCGGCATCGACGCGACGATGCCGACCGTCGCGCCCTCCGATCACCAGCCGCTCGAGTGCGTCGGCACCGGCACGTTCTCGTGGGAGCACGTCCCCGCGGGCACGATCCCGCGCAGCGATCCCGAGGGCGGGCTCGTCGACGTCGTGATGCTCGAGCTCGGCGCGGCGCGTCGTGGCGCGGTGCTCTTCCTGCAGTCGGGCGGCCTGCTCGACGACGCGGGCTCGAACGGGATCGCGCTCTACGAGGACGATGCGAGCCCGTGCCCGGGACTCGCGTCGGGCGCGCCGTCGTATGGTGGGGCGTCGGATCGCCGCATCTCGCGCGCCCTCGCGACGGTGCTGCGCGGCGCGCCCGCGATCCTCACGGTGAGCGATGTCGCGAGCGGGGGCGTGTTCGTCATGCGCGACGGAACGAGCGAGTTCACGACGGAGCTCGACGCGGAGGGCGCGCTGCTCTCGGGGAGCGTTCCTCGGGGCATGGCGGTGGGCGATCTCGACGGGGATCGCATCGAGGATCTCGTGATCGTCGGGCATCCCGACGCGCGCACGGCGATGCTCGGCAGCTCGCGCTCGATCACGACCTTGCCCGAGGTGCGCCACGCGGGGCGCGCGTGGCTCGTCGACCTCGACGGAGACGGCGCGCTCGATCTCCTCGCGGGGCCCGATGCGTCGCAGGCCTCGCCGCCGCGCGGCGATCTCGCGTCGCTGCCGGGCGCGCTGCTGCTCGGCGACGGGCACGGCGCGCTCGCGCCGCCGGAGGGCACCGACGGAACGTTCCCCGCGCTCTCGCGCGACGGTCCGGTCGCGATCGTCGATCTCGACGTCGACGGCGATCCCGACATCGTGCAGTGGCGCCGATCGCCGAATCGCGCGGAGCTGCTGCGCAACGAGAGCACGCCCGGCATGGTGCGCTTCGGCGAGCCCGAGCGGGTCGAGCCGGTCGGTGGTGCGGACGCGGTGTCGTTCTCGGCGCTCGGGATGCGCAGCAGCACCGGCGTCGCGGACGTGGACCTCGACGGCGCGCCCGACGTCGTCGCGTTCGGGTCGCAGCACTGGGTGATGATCCGCGGCGGCACGGTGGTGCCGCGCATGCACGTGATCTCGAGCTTCGTCGACTCGACCAAGCGCGTGATCGATCCGCCGCGCTTCGCGCTGGGGGATGCCGAGGGCGACGGCGATCTCGACGTCGCGGTCGTCCTGAGCAACGACGCAGGCACGCACGCGTACACGATGCTCGGCGAGGGCGGTGGCGCGCGCACCGTCGCGATCGAGGTGCGCGACGCGCCGATCGCGGGCACGCAGGTGTGCGTCGCGCGCGAAGGAATGCTGCCGCCGGGCGGAGGATGCGGGGGCACGCTGGGGCACTCGCTGGGCGTCGCGAGCACCGCGCAGTCGGAGCCCGCGTCGGTGCGCAGCTTCCCGGTGCCCTCTCCGATCGAGCGCGTCGACGCGCGCGTGATCGTGCGCGTCCCCGGTGGCGCGCAGGTGGTCGACGTGTCGGGCCTCGCGGTCGGCGTGCGGCACGTCGTGACCGTCGGCAACTGA
- a CDS encoding FG-GAP repeat domain-containing protein, translating into MRHPLALATSAWLATATIVSGCLVSFDLPSDAGSVDAGLDATREDAAPLPFEPYPPFDAGPPRGRNALGFSRVAFGIQDAHTARGGTQIFDVDLNDHDGDGDLDVLVLDRGGLPPQADAAAPPSVVLRSAIVEANDMRFDDVTTSVFDIAGAEWDLSGQDWLFFAPLAPSMLFAPQYFVAGWAYEVASPLRFTVAERFPGGDNDLAGEGFTTGDVNGDGRPDVLVTSWGRPTQLFLRTASGGWEERSEFPHDLVSTRSAWLADFDDDGVLDLLTMPYAETLVARDWPATLPPIEAHLMRGLPSGEFESTRATAALEDDALNVGIAAVGDFDGDGRLDIFQAGRRVAPETARPVSPDTPMEIRVLFNEGGMQLTPVTIPLALPARIVDHAIAADLDNDGDLDVAMLANELRVYLSDGARGFTFAQFTGVFHEEGIAAGDVDLDGDVDVLEHGFEEVDVLRNGTNGTDFLEVWLRAGDQNPEAIGASIRVVPAGRGGDPSAPIIARRDVLSSSAQPVAYALHVGLPEGAESTFDLEVRWPGATTPHVVHDVPRGARLRVRRP; encoded by the coding sequence GTGCGGCATCCGCTCGCGCTCGCGACGAGCGCTTGGCTCGCGACGGCGACCATCGTCTCGGGCTGTCTCGTGAGCTTCGATCTCCCGAGCGATGCCGGCTCCGTCGACGCGGGCCTCGACGCGACGCGCGAGGACGCGGCGCCCCTGCCCTTCGAGCCCTACCCTCCGTTCGACGCGGGCCCTCCTCGCGGGCGCAATGCGCTCGGCTTCTCGCGCGTCGCGTTCGGCATCCAGGACGCACACACCGCGCGCGGGGGCACCCAGATCTTCGACGTCGATCTCAACGATCACGACGGCGACGGTGACCTCGACGTGCTGGTGCTCGACCGCGGCGGCCTCCCGCCACAGGCCGACGCAGCGGCACCGCCGAGCGTCGTGCTGCGCAGCGCGATCGTCGAGGCGAACGACATGCGCTTCGACGACGTGACGACGAGCGTGTTCGACATCGCGGGCGCCGAGTGGGATCTCTCGGGGCAGGACTGGCTCTTCTTCGCGCCGCTCGCGCCGAGCATGCTCTTCGCGCCGCAGTACTTCGTCGCGGGTTGGGCTTACGAGGTCGCGTCGCCGCTGCGCTTCACCGTCGCGGAGCGCTTTCCCGGCGGCGACAACGACCTCGCCGGCGAGGGCTTCACGACCGGCGACGTGAACGGCGACGGACGGCCCGACGTGCTCGTGACGAGCTGGGGGCGTCCCACGCAGCTCTTCCTGCGCACCGCGAGCGGCGGATGGGAGGAGCGCTCCGAGTTCCCGCACGACCTCGTCTCGACGCGCAGCGCGTGGCTCGCCGACTTCGACGACGACGGCGTGCTCGACCTCCTCACGATGCCGTACGCCGAGACGCTCGTCGCGCGCGACTGGCCCGCGACGCTGCCGCCGATCGAAGCGCACCTGATGCGCGGCCTTCCGAGCGGCGAATTCGAGAGCACGCGCGCGACCGCGGCGCTCGAGGACGACGCGCTCAACGTCGGCATCGCTGCGGTCGGCGACTTCGACGGAGACGGGCGGCTCGACATCTTCCAAGCCGGTCGACGCGTCGCGCCCGAGACCGCACGACCGGTGTCGCCCGACACGCCGATGGAGATCCGCGTCCTCTTCAACGAGGGCGGCATGCAGCTCACGCCGGTGACGATCCCGCTCGCGCTGCCGGCGCGGATCGTCGACCACGCGATCGCCGCGGACCTCGACAACGACGGTGATCTCGACGTCGCCATGCTCGCGAACGAGCTGCGGGTGTACCTGAGCGACGGCGCGCGCGGCTTCACGTTCGCCCAGTTCACCGGCGTCTTCCACGAAGAAGGGATCGCGGCGGGCGACGTCGATCTCGACGGCGACGTCGACGTGCTCGAGCACGGCTTCGAAGAGGTCGACGTGCTGCGCAACGGGACGAACGGGACCGACTTCCTCGAGGTCTGGCTGCGCGCGGGCGATCAGAACCCCGAGGCGATCGGCGCGAGCATCCGCGTCGTGCCCGCAGGTCGCGGCGGCGATCCGAGCGCGCCGATCATCGCGCGTCGCGACGTGCTCTCGAGCTCGGCGCAGCCCGTCGCGTACGCGCTCCACGTGGGCCTTCCCGAAGGCGCAGAGAGCACGTTCGATCTCGAGGTGCGCTGGCCCGGCGCCACGACGCCGCACGTCGTGCACGACGTGCCGCGCGGTGCACGGCTGCGCGTGCGCCGGCCCTGA
- a CDS encoding COX15/CtaA family protein, whose translation MPQTTSSRTASFARFSWGVLAYNLGVIVWGAFVRATGSGAGCGSHWPDCNGEILPRAESIETAIEFTHRITSGLALVLVVVQLVWALRLFERGHLARRATVASMILMLTEAALGAGIVLLEYVADDASAGRAAWMALHLVNTFLLVAALTLAAWWADAERSSRALDAGGGLGWYLAIGALALVITGMAGAVTALGDTLFPSASLAEGLAADASPTAHFLVRLRVIHPIVATGTFLYLVMTSALVTAARPEPRVRRAAIALVVSLAVQMGAGLLNLALLAPVWMQLVHLLLADAAWIALVVLGASALGAPRASAAPRPAIA comes from the coding sequence GTGCCTCAGACGACCTCGAGCCGTACTGCGTCGTTCGCGCGCTTTTCGTGGGGCGTTCTCGCCTACAACCTCGGCGTGATCGTGTGGGGCGCGTTCGTGCGCGCGACGGGATCGGGCGCGGGCTGCGGCTCGCACTGGCCCGACTGCAACGGCGAGATCCTCCCGCGCGCGGAGTCGATCGAGACCGCGATCGAATTCACGCACCGCATCACGTCGGGGCTCGCGCTGGTGCTCGTCGTCGTGCAGCTGGTGTGGGCGCTGCGCCTCTTCGAGCGCGGTCACCTCGCGCGTCGCGCGACCGTCGCGTCGATGATCCTGATGCTCACCGAAGCCGCGCTCGGCGCGGGCATCGTGCTGCTCGAGTACGTCGCGGACGATGCGAGCGCGGGGCGCGCGGCGTGGATGGCGCTGCATCTCGTGAACACGTTCCTGCTCGTCGCCGCGCTCACCCTCGCGGCGTGGTGGGCCGACGCGGAGCGCTCGTCGCGCGCGCTCGACGCGGGCGGTGGGCTCGGCTGGTACCTCGCGATCGGCGCGCTCGCGCTCGTGATCACCGGAATGGCGGGCGCGGTCACGGCGCTGGGCGACACGCTCTTCCCGTCGGCGAGCCTCGCCGAGGGCCTCGCGGCCGACGCGTCGCCCACCGCCCACTTCCTGGTCCGCCTCCGCGTGATCCACCCGATCGTCGCGACCGGTACGTTCCTCTATCTCGTGATGACCAGCGCGCTGGTCACCGCGGCGCGCCCCGAGCCGCGCGTGCGTCGTGCCGCGATCGCGCTCGTGGTCTCGCTCGCGGTGCAGATGGGCGCGGGTCTGCTCAACCTCGCGCTGCTCGCGCCGGTGTGGATGCAGCTCGTGCATCTGCTGCTCGCGGACGCTGCATGGATCGCGCTGGTGGTGCTCGGCGCGAGCGCGCTCGGTGCGCCGCGCGCGAGCGCTGCGCCGCGCCCTGCGATCGCCTGA
- a CDS encoding DUF502 domain-containing protein, giving the protein MSSSRRRRKEGPLGRVARWFGQGLLVFVPTVGTLWSVWLVLSWLDSLIGIGIPGLGLVLTLVLIFVTGFVASNVAGQAVIGVLERGIAHLPVVSVLYSSIKDLLGAFVGDKKSFDRPAMVAVDSSGLVKVFGFVTCDRFDDPRLSGHVAVYLPQAYNFAGNVIIVPRERVEFVDADPAQFMAFVVSGGVSAMHGARTVMDMSTLGGTRASQTSIR; this is encoded by the coding sequence ATGTCCTCGTCGCGGCGTCGTCGCAAGGAAGGGCCGCTCGGGCGCGTCGCGCGCTGGTTCGGTCAGGGATTGCTCGTGTTCGTGCCGACCGTCGGCACGTTGTGGTCGGTCTGGCTCGTGCTGAGCTGGCTCGACTCGCTGATCGGGATCGGCATCCCGGGGCTCGGGCTCGTGCTCACGCTGGTGCTGATCTTCGTGACCGGGTTCGTCGCGTCGAACGTCGCCGGACAGGCGGTGATCGGCGTGCTCGAGCGCGGCATCGCGCACCTGCCGGTGGTCAGCGTCCTCTACTCGAGCATCAAGGACCTCCTCGGAGCGTTCGTCGGCGACAAGAAGAGCTTCGATCGCCCGGCGATGGTCGCGGTCGACTCGAGCGGGCTCGTGAAGGTGTTCGGGTTCGTGACCTGCGATCGCTTCGACGACCCGCGGCTCTCGGGCCACGTCGCGGTGTACCTGCCCCAGGCGTACAACTTCGCGGGCAACGTCATCATCGTGCCGCGCGAGCGCGTGGAGTTCGTCGACGCCGATCCCGCGCAGTTCATGGCGTTCGTGGTGTCCGGCGGCGTGAGCGCGATGCACGGCGCGCGCACCGTGATGGACATGTCGACGCTCGGCGGGACGCGCGCGTCGCAGACCAGCATCCGCTGA
- a CDS encoding glutathione S-transferase family protein, translating into MTITITAFERSPDGGKGLARDSRVRWALEEVELPYEVRLVSFAAMKEAAHLARHPFGQIPTYEDGDLTLFESGSIVLHIAEQHSGLLPAEPGARARAITWMFAALSTVEPPILELATARLLEGDRPWSQERLPLVEERVRGRLRQLAARLGDDAWLDGGFSAGDLMMVSVLLRLRASGLLAEFPSLAAYVARGEARPAYQRAFAAQAAINNAPGLR; encoded by the coding sequence ATGACGATCACCATCACCGCCTTCGAGAGGTCGCCCGACGGCGGCAAGGGACTGGCGCGCGACAGTCGCGTCCGCTGGGCGCTCGAGGAGGTGGAGCTGCCGTACGAGGTTCGCCTCGTCTCGTTCGCTGCGATGAAGGAGGCGGCGCACTTGGCGCGCCATCCCTTCGGACAGATCCCGACCTACGAGGACGGCGACCTGACGCTCTTCGAGTCGGGATCGATCGTGCTCCACATCGCCGAGCAGCACTCGGGGCTGCTGCCCGCCGAGCCGGGCGCGCGTGCGCGCGCGATCACGTGGATGTTCGCCGCGCTCAGCACGGTGGAGCCGCCGATCCTCGAGCTCGCGACCGCCCGACTCCTCGAGGGCGATCGCCCTTGGTCCCAGGAGCGCCTCCCGCTGGTCGAGGAACGCGTCCGCGGCCGGCTTCGCCAGCTCGCCGCGCGGCTGGGCGACGACGCGTGGCTCGACGGTGGGTTCAGCGCCGGTGACCTGATGATGGTCTCCGTGCTGCTGCGTCTACGCGCCTCGGGATTGCTCGCGGAATTCCCGAGCTTGGCGGCGTACGTGGCGCGTGGCGAGGCGCGCCCCGCCTACCAGCGTGCGTTCGCCGCGCAGGCGGCGATCAACAACGCGCCCGGCCTCCGCTGA